DNA from Thermoleophilum album:
AAAGCGCTCGAAAACCTGGTCGAAGATATGGCGATCGGCGCGCGACTTGGCGAGTGTGGCCGCCAGCGCCTCGCGGAAGGTCGCGCGGTCTCGCCAGCTCACGGCATCGAGCGCAGCGATCGCGTCGAGCATCTCCGACGTCCCGACCGCCACGCCCTCCGCGCGCAGCTCGTCACAGAGCTCGACCAGTCGGGCGGTCATCCCCGGACCGCCGGGCGCGGTTTCGCGGCGCCCGTACGGGGTACCGCGGCGCCGCTCGCTCATCCCGCTCCGGCGCCCGCCTCGCGAGGGCCGAGCTCCGGCAACTTCATGCCGATGCGCTCCGCCACCACGTCGAGATCGGCACGATGCTTGAGGATGATCGAGAGCGTGCGCTCCAGCAGCGCACGGTCGATGTCGGCCGCTCCCAGCAGCACCAGCGCCCGCGCCCAGTCGATCGACTCGGCGATCGACGGCGGCTTCTTGAGGTCCAGCTGACGAACCATCTGCACGATTTCGACGAGCTTGCGCGCGACCCGCTCGTCGAGGTCGGGTTCGTGCAGACGCACGATCTCGAGCTCGCGCTCAACGCTCGGATAGTCGAGCCACAGGTAAAGACAGCGGCGCTTGAGGGCCTCGGTGAGCTCCCGCGAGTCGTTCGAAGTCAGGACGACAAGCGGACGCGTGCGCGCCTCGACCACGCCGAGTTCGGGGATCGAGACCTGGAAGTCCGAGAGGATCTCGAGCAGCATGGCCTCGAACTCCTGGTCGGTCTTGTCGATCTCGTCGATCAGCAGCACCACTGGCTCCTCGGCGCGGATCGCAGACAGCAGCGGGCGCGCGAGCAGGAACTCCTCACCGAAGATGTCGTCGCGCACCTGCTCCCAGCCGCTGTCTTTGGACTCCGTCTGGATCCGCAGCAGCTGCTTGCGGTAGTTCCACTCGTAGAGGGCCTTCGCCTCATCGAGCCCTTCGTAACACTGGAGGCGGATCAGGCGACGGCCGGTGGCGCGAGCGAGCGCCTTCGACAGTTCGGTCTTGCCGACACCCGCCGGCCCCTCCACCAGCACCGGCTTGCCGAGCCGCACGGCTAGGTAGCTGACCAGTGCGGTCGCCTCGTCGGCGAGGTAGCCGACCTGCTCCAGACGGACGCGCGCGTCGTCCGCGGAGCTGAACCCGTCGCGCATCGCGGCAAGGATACTTGGGTCGTGGGCGAGCCCATTTCCGCGCACCAGGTGTTCGGCGATGTGTACCCCGCCGCCTTCGATCAGGCCGGCGTGGCGACGGCTCGGCGACTTCCCGAGGGGCACCGTTCGCTGACCGTTCTCTTGCTCGCCCGACTCCCAGAGCAAACCGGCGGCTTCGAGGTCGACCCGACCTTTTTCATCGCGACCTTCGCTGCTGGCCTCGCCATCGGGGCTGCTGGTCACCTGCTCGGCGTGCGGCTGTTGGTCGCGGCCGGGGTGGTTTTGGTGATGCTCGCGACGGTCGTCTTGCCGTTAGTGCTGCACCTTTTGGGCTGAGGCGAGCGCGACGCCGTCGCCGACCGGCAGCACCACGCCTTGCCAACGCTCGGAGGCCACAAGTTTGCGCGCGAGGTCTCGCACCGCCGAGCGTTGCTCCGGCGTCCACGCGCCGGGGCGATCATCAGACCACGCGACCTCGCCGCCCATCAAGACGTTGTCGACCGCGACTAGCGCGGCGGGCGCTAGCAGTGGCTCGGCCAGCGCGAGGTAGCGCGCGTACTCGGTCTTCGTGCCATCGAGGAACAGCAGGTTGAAGGTGCCGTCCAGCCGCGGCAGCGTCTCCAGTGCGTCGCCCTCCACTACCTCAACACGCGCGCCGCAGCCCGCGCGCTCGAGGAAGTCGCGTGCTTGTGCGGCGCGCACGGGGTCGCGCTCGAGCGTGACGATCCGCCCGCGCCGCAACTCACGCGCCATGTGCACGGTCGAGTAACCGATGGCGGTTCCGACCTCCAGCACGTGTGGGTCGGCGAGCCGACAGAGTAGGGCGAGCAGGCGGCCGGTCTCGCGGTGCACGATCGGTATCCCCTCACGCTGTGCGAGCTCCTCCATCTCGGCGAGCAATGGATCGATGGTCGGTCGCAGCTCTCGCAGGTAGCGTGCGACTTGATCGGCGAGGATTGTCATGGCGCCGACGCTAACCGCTCGCGCGACGCCCTAGCGTGGCGGGGCCCCCCCAAGCGCGCTCCCCTCGCCGGCCCATCGTCTCGTAAGCTGCGCGACCGTGCCTGAACTGATCGCAGCGCCCCCCGGTCTCGAGGGGGTGATCGCCTTCGACACCGAGATCGCCGAACCCGACGTGGACGGTTCGGCGCTCCGCTATCGCGGCGTCGATATCGAGGAGCTGGTCGGGGTCGTGCCCTACGAGAAGGTGTGGGGCCTGCTGGTCGACGGCTCCTTCGAGCCCGGGCTGCCTCCCGCAGAACCTCACCCCCTCACCGTCCGCAGCGGTGACCCGCGCGTCGACCTGCAGGCGGCACTGGCGCTGCTGGCGCCCGAGTGGGGCCTGCGGCCGCTCCTCGACCTGGACGTTGTGGAAGCCCGTGAGCAGCTCGCGCGGGTCGCTGTGATGGCGCTCTCGTTCGTCGCCCAGTCGGCGCGGGGACCGGGTCGACCGCCGGTCCCGCAGGCGGAGGTCGATCGCGGCCGCACGATCGCCGAACGCTTCCTGATTCGTTGGCGTGGGCAGGCCGATCCACGGGCGGTGCGGGCGATCGACGCCTACTGGATCGCGGCGGCCGAGCACGGAATGAACGCCTCCACTTTCACCGCCCGCATCGTCGCCTCGACGGGCGCCGACGTCGCGGCCGCGCTGTCGGCGGCGGTCGGCGCGCTGTCGGGTCCCCTGCATGGTGGAGCCCCGTCGCGCGTGCTGCGGATGCTCGATGAGGTGGAGCGGGAGGGCGACGCGACCGCCTATGTGCGGCGCGTGCTCGACCGCGGCGAGCGCCTGATGGGCTTCGGCCACCGCGTCTACCGGGCCGAGGATCCGCGAGCGCGGGTTTTGCGCCGGACGGCGCGGGAGCTCGGGTCGCCACGGGTCGAGGTTGCTGAGCGCCTCGAGCGGGCGGCGCTCGAGGAGTTGGCGGCGCGCAAGCCCGACCGCGTGCTGGCCACTAACGTGGAGTTCTGGTCGGCGGTCGTTCTCGACACGGCCGGCGTGCCGGCGGAGCTTTTCACACCGATGTTCGCGTGCGCTCGCGTCGCCGGCTGGTCGGCGCACATCCTCGAACAAAAGCGCAGCGGTCGCTTGATCCGCCCGACGGCGCGCTACGTCGGTCCGCAACGCCGCTCGGCGGCGGAGGTTCCGGGTTGGAATCCCGAGGCGTGGGCTGCGGTCCGGGCGGACACTGCAGCTGGTTGAGCAGGAACGCGAACGCTACGTCCGGTTAGGGGACGCCGCGGGCGCGCTCTCGCTCACCAGCAACCGCGCCAGCACGCGCGCTGCGTCGCAAAGCTCGCGGAGCTCGACTCGCTCTTGCGGGGTGTGCGCGAGCGCGAGCTCACCGGGGCCGAACACCACCGCGTCACGCACCCCCTGCGCGACGAAGTTGTGGGCGTCCGTCCAGCTGTGCATACCGCCCTCCAGCGCCGGGCGACCCTCGCTGTGCAGGGCTTGCGCTAGCTGCTCGGCAAGAGCCGAATGCGGCAGCGACCACGGCTCGGCGCGCTCGCAGACGCGCACGCGCCCGCCCTGGCGGGCCGCTGCCAGTTCGACCTCGGCGATCGCGCGTGCCACCGAGCAACCGGGAACCAAGCGCGCTTCGACGCGGACGCGCGCCGCGTCGGGGACCGCGTAGAGCGGCCAGCCGCCCACCAGTTCGAGGCAGCTGGCGCGCGCCGGCCCGAGCAACGGGTCGCGCAGCTGGGTGAGGGGCAGCTCGTCGAGCGCGGCGACGAACCTTGCGGCTCGTTCGACCGCGTTGTCGCCGGCTTCGGGCACCGCAGCGTGCGCCGCGATACCGCGAAATTCCACCTCGAGCTCGACCGCCCCGGCGGCGCGCGTGCAGATGCGCAGCTCGGTCGGTTCGAGGACTACGACGCGACGCGGACGGCAGAGGCGGGCGAGCAGCGCCGAGCCGCTGCCCCCTTCTTCTTCGTCGCAGGTGAGGAGTACGGCGACCGGCGCAGCCGGCGGCAGCCCGCGGCGCCGTGCGAGCGCAAGGGCCGCGAGCGCGCACGCCACCGGTCCCTTGTCGTCGAGCACGCCAAGCCCAGCGAGCCAACCACCACCGGCGTAAGGGCGCGCCGGCCAACGATCCTCGGCAAGCGGCGGTCCCACGCGCTGACGGGGCGGCACGATCGTGTCGAGGTGCGCGCAGAGCGCCAGCTCGGTGGCCTCTGGCGAGCGCAGCGCGTCGAACTGGGGAGCGGTGACCACGAGCCCCGCCAGTCGCTGCTCGCCGATCACTCGCTGGCAGCGCAAGCCGAGCTGCCCGCAAGTCCGCTCGACGTGCGCCGCGAGGGGCTCCTCACGGCCCGATGGCGAAGCGATACGCGCGAGCGCCAGGGTCTCGCTGCGCAACCACTCGTGTAGCGAGGCTTCGTCGAGCGGCGGCGCGCCGCGGCGCGGTTCGACGGTTGGCACGGCACGATTGAACCAGCACGATGCTGCTGTGCGGCCGATGAGTGCGACTGTCGTGGGCTTGGAGCGTGACGAGTTCGAGCGGCGCCTGCCGGAGCTCGTCGAGGTGTACCTCGCCGCCTATCGAGGTCTCGAACGCTACGCGTACACAGGACGCGGACGGGTCGCCGCCTACTTGCACTGGCTGTGGCGCGGTGACCCGGGCGGCTTGTTCGTCGCGCTTCACGACGGTCGCGCCGTCGGCTTCGCCGCCTGTCACGCCCAGTGGGGTGAGCAGGCGGGGGTGCCCGTAGCCGAGTTGCACGAGCTGGCGGTCGCACCGTCCGCGCAGGGGAGCGGGGTCGGCAGCGCCCTGTTGCGAGCCGTGCTGGCGTACGGGCGCGAGCAGGGGGCGCTGGAGATCGGTTTAGCGGTCGGACGCGACAACCTCCGCGCGCGGCGCTTCTACGAGCGGCACGGTTTTGTGTACGGCGAGCAGCAGGGCGAGTGGTTGCGGATGCGCCGCGAGCTCGCTGGTCACGAGTAAGCGCCGACGTCGTCGGCGGGACGGCGCGCGCGCTCGCGCAGGCCGGCCACCACCAGCAGCGCAGCGCAAACCAGCGCCAACAGGCTCTGCCCGAGCGGTCGGTCGAAGAGTCGCACGACGATCAGCACGGCCGCCCAGCCGCCGGCGATCGCGACGGCCGTGCCATCGCCGCCGGGCAGGTGAAAGCGTTTGCCGTGGGCCCGCGCCCACAGCAGCGCCAGCACCGCCAGCGCCGCCAAACCCTCGGCGGCCTCGACCGCCGAGTAGGGGCCGAAGGTACTGGCCAAGAGAAGTAGCGCGACGACCGCGATCACGCGCTGCTCAGCGGCCAGCGCGCGCCAGCTAGCGACCACCTCGCGCAACAGGCGCCGCGCAAGCCGTGCGCCGCGACTTCGCTCGATGCTGTCCGCAGCCATCGACCGCCGCGAGCGTAGTCGCACGCTCGCAACTACTATCGAAACATGGCTACCGAGCAGCCCGATTTGATCGGCCCCGACGAGGTCGCCTACCGCCTGGAGCTGACGCCGGCGCAGCTGAAAGTGACCTGGACAGCCCTCAAGACGTTGGCCGACGACCTTGGGCACGACGAACACGACGTGCTGGAGGTCGTGCGCCAGGTGCTCGCGAAGCTGCCCGACGAGAACGCGATCCGGGCAATTCGACTGGACCAGCCTCGGTGAAGCGGCGCGGCGAGGTCGGCTTGCGCCGCCTCGCTGCGCTCACTCGAGGGGGATCTCCTCGACCTGCGGTTTCCTTTGCGGCTGGTCGAGACGTTCCAGGTACCAGTCGATGAGGTCGCGCAGTGCTCGCAACAAGTCGCGCAACGCTTCGGTAGCACGACTGCGCAGCTCGGGCGGCAGCGCGTGTCGAGCCGCCTCGAGCACGTAGACGATCAGCGACAGATCGAAAAGCGGGGTGCGTGGCGGTCTGCCGTCTTCGTTCATGGTGTAGCTACCAGCGAACTTCGCGGGCGACGGAACGAGACCTCGAGTACGCCGTCTTCGAAGCGAGCTCCGCTGGGGGCGCAGCCGGCCAGAGAGTCGGGCAACAGCACCGTGCGCTTGTGCGCACCGACCCGCACGACCAGTTCCAAGCCGACCTTGCTCAGCTTGATTTCGTCACGTGTGGCGAGCGGCAGGGGTAACGTCAGGCGCGCGCCGTCGGGGTCTTCCTTGAACTCGTGTCGCGCACCGTCGTAGAGGATCTCGTGCGCGCACGCTTCGGCGAACAGCGCCGCCGCCAAGCGATCGAGCATACGCGCGCCCACTACCTCCTCGGCGAACATCGGCGCGACGAGAATCGGTAGCGGCGCAAACGCTTCCCGCACCAGTTCCATCTGCTGGTTTTGCAGTTCTCGCCACGGCGCCAGATAGCCATCGTCGGCCTCCGGGGGTAGGACGCGGTTTACGACGATCGCGTCAACCGGAAAGCCGTAGAGGCTCAGGTAGGTGTAGGTCCGCATCGCCTCGCGCACGACGATCCGCTCCGGGTTCAGCACCAGGCGCACGCTTGTAGTTCGCCGTTCGCGCAGGATTGTCGCCAGGCCACCGAGTCCCCGCACAAGCCGTTCCACCTCATCGAAAACAGGGTCGTCGGGCAGTGGTACGTCGAGCAGAGTGCGGGCAAGCGGCCGCGCTGCGGCAACAAGCTTGCGCTCCAGAGGGATCACTTTCTCCAGCCACCAGGCGGCGACGTCCGGGAACGAGAGCAGCCGCAAGGTCTCGCCGGTCGGCGCGCAGTCGACGATCAAGCACTCGAAATCTCCGCGTTCGTAGTGCTCCTTGATCGCCAGGAGCGCGAACAGCTCGTCCATGCCGGGCGGCACCGTCAACTCCTCGGCGGCGATCCGGTCGACACCCCGTTCCGACAGGAGCTTGGTTAGCCAACTCTGCACCGCCTCCCAACGGCGCTCGATCTCTTCCTGCGCTTGCACCTGCTGGGCGTAGAGGCGCCGGCCGCACTCCGTCGGGCGGCTACCGACCTCGCGTTCCAGGGCATCGGCCAGGGTGTGCGCGGGATCAGTGGACACGACGAGTGTGCGCAGACCCTCGCGAGCGCAGCGGCGGGCGGTGGCTAGCGCGACGCTGCTTTTGCCGACACCGCCCTTACCGGTGTAGATGATTGTTCGCGGCGGCACGCTGCGTTGGCATGCTAAGGCGCTGTGCCGGCGGTGTTCTGCTCGGGGGCCGCTGCCTCGACTTGCAGGCTTCGTCGCGCGCGCAGACCGCGTCCGGTTCGCAGCTCCTTGGCGGCGATGACCAGCGTGTAGCTGCCCGGTGTGCGGGGACGCCAGTGGAACGTCCAGGTGCCGCGGGACCGCGTGGTAAGGCGGCGCAGCAGGGTCCTGTTGCCGCGCGTAACCGTGAACTCCACGGCTGAGAGCTTGGAGAGGCGAAAGCGAATTGCGACCGTACGCCCGACCTCCACGACCGGGGGCTGATCCTGCGTCTCGGGCTCACCGGGCGGTTGCAGGAGGTCGATGCGCGGCGGCTCGGTTTGGTAGCGGCGGAAGCGGTCGGCGTAGGTGCAAAAGACCTCACCCAGCCCGCGCGCGCAGGCACTCGCCACCAGTTCCCGCAAAAGCTCGTGGTAAGCGGGTGTCGAAGGTCGTCCTTGCCAGGAGTAGAGCGACCAATCGCCGATGTCGCTGTGCGGTATCTCGGCACGCAGTTCGCCGAGGGCAGTCGCTGCGAAGCGCGCCGCACGCGTGTCGCCGGCAAGCTGCGCGAAGTCGTGGAGGCCGATCACCGCTTGGGTGAAGGCGTTGAAGATGAACAGCCGCGGAGCGAACGAGTACTGGAGGTAGTGGGTGCCGCCGAGCGGTCCCCGCGCGACCACCCCCAGCGGCGCCCGTGTCGCGAAGGCGCCGAGCGCGCGCGCCGCGATGCGCAGGTAGTCGGGGCGTCCGAGCAACTTGGCGGCGCGCGCGTATGCCTGCAGCGCGGTCGCCTGCGCCATGCCGCTGATCCAGGGCGGGTTACCGCCACCGAAACGAAACATGTACTCCCAGGCTCTGAAGTACCTGCTGCGTTGGCTCGCGACGTCTCCGGCCTCGTCGAGCAGTCGGGCAAGGCGCTCGCGTTGACACGGTTCGCTGAGGGCCTTGACGCAAGCGGCGTGCAGCAGGTTGGCGCGCTTGAACGTGCCGAGGGGATGGAAGCGGATCCCCTCGCCCGGGAAGTAAGCGAACAACAGCTCGCTTCCTTGCGGCTCGACCCAGGCCCGCGCCGCCGGCACTCGCGAACTACGCCAGAACCGTTCGTTGACCTCGAGCTCGAGAAACACGAGCGGCAGGCGCGACGGGATCAGCCGCCCGGCGAGCGCCAGGCGCTCGACCGAGCGCAGCACCGCGCTCAGCTCCTTGCCCGCGATGCCTCGCCGTTTGAGCGCACGAGCGGTCGCGCGGGCACGTGTCCAGATGCCGAGGTAGCGGCGGTAGCGCGCGAGGTCGATGTGACCGCCGCGGAGGGCGCTGGCGAGCGCGGCACGTAGCGCCCGCTCGGCTTTGCTTTTGCCGCGCGCTCGGGGCCGGGCAGGGGCGGCCGGTCGTGGGGCGGGGGCGGCCGCTCGCGGGGCGGAGGCGGTCGCAGCCCGGGCGACGACCACGGCCGGGGAGCCGGTCGGGCCGGCGAGTCGGGGCAGGCGTGCCGGTCGTGGCCCCGCGACGCTCGCGGGCGGCGGAGCGAAGCGATCGCGCGCGATTCGCACGACGCCGCGTTCGCCGAGCACGACTACCGCTGACCCGCCGCCGCTAGGTCGCGCTGCGGCCGGTGCGCCGCTCGCGGCGGCCGGAACGACCAGCGGCGCGGCGGCGACGAGCAGCGCGGCGGCTACCGGCAGCGCCGCGGCGACGAGTAGCGCGGCGGCGCGCGTCGGCAAACCGCCTCGGCGCACGAGCCGGCGCCCCCTTGTGATCCCTGCCCACGTCGGTACCAAGCGTTTATTCACAACAGCACTCGGCGTTCGAGGTTGCTGTTCGGTCACCCACCCGATCGGCTGCACCCAAGATCGCCGCGGTCGCGCTAGTCTGGCGTCGACTGTGCTGGAGTCGCGAGCAGCCGCCCGCAAGCCCCGTTTTGCCCCACGCCGATCGCTGGTCGTGGCGCTGGTCGCGGTGGCTGCAGCCGCCTTCGGTGCCGGCTGCGGAGGCGACGATCGCGCCGATGCCGAGAAGATCCTCAACGATGCCTTCTCCAAGCGCATACCGAGCGCCGACGTGCGCATCCAAGCCACTGTCTCGCTGCAGGGTGAGGCGGCGGGCGGCCGTCCGATCCGCATCGAGGCGAACGGCCCCTACATCGACAATCCAAGCGGTCTGCCGAAGGTCGATCTGACGGTCCGGGTCGGACCGCCAGGAGGTCCGACCGTCGAGAGTGGCTACCTCTCGACCGGCGACCGCGCGTTCGTCAAGTTCCAAGACGTCTTCTACGAGCTCCCGCGTGCGGATGTTGAGCGC
Protein-coding regions in this window:
- a CDS encoding AAA family ATPase, with the translated sequence MRDGFSSADDARVRLEQVGYLADEATALVSYLAVRLGKPVLVEGPAGVGKTELSKALARATGRRLIRLQCYEGLDEAKALYEWNYRKQLLRIQTESKDSGWEQVRDDIFGEEFLLARPLLSAIRAEEPVVLLIDEIDKTDQEFEAMLLEILSDFQVSIPELGVVEARTRPLVVLTSNDSRELTEALKRRCLYLWLDYPSVERELEIVRLHEPDLDERVARKLVEIVQMVRQLDLKKPPSIAESIDWARALVLLGAADIDRALLERTLSIILKHRADLDVVAERIGMKLPELGPREAGAGAG
- a CDS encoding ArsA family ATPase, translated to MPPRTIIYTGKGGVGKSSVALATARRCAREGLRTLVVSTDPAHTLADALEREVGSRPTECGRRLYAQQVQAQEEIERRWEAVQSWLTKLLSERGVDRIAAEELTVPPGMDELFALLAIKEHYERGDFECLIVDCAPTGETLRLLSFPDVAAWWLEKVIPLERKLVAAARPLARTLLDVPLPDDPVFDEVERLVRGLGGLATILRERRTTSVRLVLNPERIVVREAMRTYTYLSLYGFPVDAIVVNRVLPPEADDGYLAPWRELQNQQMELVREAFAPLPILVAPMFAEEVVGARMLDRLAAALFAEACAHEILYDGARHEFKEDPDGARLTLPLPLATRDEIKLSKVGLELVVRVGAHKRTVLLPDSLAGCAPSGARFEDGVLEVSFRRPRSSLVATP
- a CDS encoding O-methyltransferase, producing MTILADQVARYLRELRPTIDPLLAEMEELAQREGIPIVHRETGRLLALLCRLADPHVLEVGTAIGYSTVHMARELRRGRIVTLERDPVRAAQARDFLERAGCGARVEVVEGDALETLPRLDGTFNLLFLDGTKTEYARYLALAEPLLAPAALVAVDNVLMGGEVAWSDDRPGAWTPEQRSAVRDLARKLVASERWQGVVLPVGDGVALASAQKVQH
- a CDS encoding M20/M25/M40 family metallo-hydrolase; the protein is MPTVEPRRGAPPLDEASLHEWLRSETLALARIASPSGREEPLAAHVERTCGQLGLRCQRVIGEQRLAGLVVTAPQFDALRSPEATELALCAHLDTIVPPRQRVGPPLAEDRWPARPYAGGGWLAGLGVLDDKGPVACALAALALARRRGLPPAAPVAVLLTCDEEEGGSGSALLARLCRPRRVVVLEPTELRICTRAAGAVELEVEFRGIAAHAAVPEAGDNAVERAARFVAALDELPLTQLRDPLLGPARASCLELVGGWPLYAVPDAARVRVEARLVPGCSVARAIAEVELAAARQGGRVRVCERAEPWSLPHSALAEQLAQALHSEGRPALEGGMHSWTDAHNFVAQGVRDAVVFGPGELALAHTPQERVELRELCDAARVLARLLVSESAPAASPNRT
- a CDS encoding GNAT family N-acetyltransferase; amino-acid sequence: MSATVVGLERDEFERRLPELVEVYLAAYRGLERYAYTGRGRVAAYLHWLWRGDPGGLFVALHDGRAVGFAACHAQWGEQAGVPVAELHELAVAPSAQGSGVGSALLRAVLAYGREQGALEIGLAVGRDNLRARRFYERHGFVYGEQQGEWLRMRRELAGHE
- a CDS encoding D-glucuronyl C5-epimerase family protein is translated as MNKRLVPTWAGITRGRRLVRRGGLPTRAAALLVAAALPVAAALLVAAAPLVVPAAASGAPAAARPSGGGSAVVVLGERGVVRIARDRFAPPPASVAGPRPARLPRLAGPTGSPAVVVARAATASAPRAAAPAPRPAAPARPRARGKSKAERALRAALASALRGGHIDLARYRRYLGIWTRARATARALKRRGIAGKELSAVLRSVERLALAGRLIPSRLPLVFLELEVNERFWRSSRVPAARAWVEPQGSELLFAYFPGEGIRFHPLGTFKRANLLHAACVKALSEPCQRERLARLLDEAGDVASQRSRYFRAWEYMFRFGGGNPPWISGMAQATALQAYARAAKLLGRPDYLRIAARALGAFATRAPLGVVARGPLGGTHYLQYSFAPRLFIFNAFTQAVIGLHDFAQLAGDTRAARFAATALGELRAEIPHSDIGDWSLYSWQGRPSTPAYHELLRELVASACARGLGEVFCTYADRFRRYQTEPPRIDLLQPPGEPETQDQPPVVEVGRTVAIRFRLSKLSAVEFTVTRGNRTLLRRLTTRSRGTWTFHWRPRTPGSYTLVIAAKELRTGRGLRARRSLQVEAAAPEQNTAGTAP
- a CDS encoding citrate synthase; translation: MIAAPPGLEGVIAFDTEIAEPDVDGSALRYRGVDIEELVGVVPYEKVWGLLVDGSFEPGLPPAEPHPLTVRSGDPRVDLQAALALLAPEWGLRPLLDLDVVEAREQLARVAVMALSFVAQSARGPGRPPVPQAEVDRGRTIAERFLIRWRGQADPRAVRAIDAYWIAAAEHGMNASTFTARIVASTGADVAAALSAAVGALSGPLHGGAPSRVLRMLDEVEREGDATAYVRRVLDRGERLMGFGHRVYRAEDPRARVLRRTARELGSPRVEVAERLERAALEELAARKPDRVLATNVEFWSAVVLDTAGVPAELFTPMFACARVAGWSAHILEQKRSGRLIRPTARYVGPQRRSAAEVPGWNPEAWAAVRADTAAG